One region of Mucilaginibacter gotjawali genomic DNA includes:
- the mrdA gene encoding penicillin-binding protein 2 yields the protein MNSFFERRYVITGIFLTIIIILLARLFYIQVIDPRYAIYASNNVRREIIHNPARGPILDRNGKILVQNVPFYDIMVSPKQVKPFDTTEFCRLLGISRQEFDKQWQKAMKYSPTLSSPFEKQISVTTYASLQERLSEFPGFYSTPRYLRTYPDSVAAQFLGYIGEAQDRDIKRSGGYYHAGDYIGITGVEKSYETVLRGQRGVENLMVDSRGKPKGRYANGMFDTAAVAGQRLTSSLDIDIQKLGEKLMKNKLGSIVAIEPSTGEILCYVSSPTYDPNLMVGRERGNNAARIYKDPFDPFFIRPIQAKYPPGSSFKPLSALIALQEGIIDPGTTYYCPGYYKAGNRKIPCNNGEAHGLVNLSSAVALSCNGYFSMVFQKIMDRNGAKKTDATFANWRNNVGKFGLGSKLGLDMPGESRGNIPTPLHYDNVYKKGGWRSSTIISLAIGQGELLATPLQLANLECTIANEGYYYKPHLIKAIGEQNVIKKEYTVRNYVGIDSQYFQPVINGMQAVVDKGTAIKSKIPGIVMCGKTGTAQNPHGESHSVFVAFAPRDHPKIAIAVVVENSGEGAHWAAPIASFIVEKYLKGSISQRESGITVDYYANATRLPDSATYLHSNSFNRRKALKADSIKKRMQDSVSRKLKGAKSAAAKNKKDSLTRFLAAQPIRKENE from the coding sequence ATGAATAGTTTTTTTGAGCGGAGGTATGTAATTACCGGGATTTTTTTAACCATCATTATCATCCTTTTAGCCAGGCTATTTTATATACAGGTTATCGACCCCCGTTATGCTATTTACGCGAGTAATAACGTTCGCAGGGAGATCATCCATAACCCGGCCCGCGGCCCGATTTTAGACCGAAACGGAAAAATTCTTGTTCAAAATGTCCCTTTTTACGATATTATGGTGAGCCCTAAACAGGTTAAACCATTTGACACAACAGAGTTTTGCAGATTATTGGGAATTAGCCGCCAGGAGTTTGACAAGCAATGGCAAAAGGCAATGAAATACTCGCCTACTTTATCCTCACCGTTCGAAAAGCAAATTTCGGTAACCACGTATGCGTCTTTGCAGGAGCGGCTATCAGAATTCCCTGGCTTTTATTCAACCCCACGTTATTTGCGCACTTATCCCGATTCAGTTGCCGCGCAGTTTTTAGGTTATATCGGCGAGGCACAGGACCGGGATATCAAACGCTCTGGAGGCTACTACCATGCCGGCGACTATATCGGGATCACCGGCGTTGAAAAATCGTACGAAACAGTTTTGAGAGGGCAGCGGGGTGTTGAAAACCTGATGGTCGATTCGCGCGGTAAACCAAAGGGGCGTTATGCAAACGGTATGTTTGATACCGCAGCGGTAGCCGGTCAGCGTTTAACTTCATCATTGGATATTGACATCCAAAAATTAGGCGAAAAATTGATGAAAAATAAGTTGGGTAGTATAGTGGCTATTGAACCCTCTACGGGTGAAATACTCTGCTATGTAAGCAGCCCAACGTATGATCCTAACCTGATGGTTGGCCGCGAACGCGGCAACAATGCAGCCAGAATTTATAAAGATCCGTTTGATCCGTTTTTCATCAGGCCCATCCAGGCGAAATATCCTCCGGGGTCGTCCTTTAAGCCACTGAGCGCACTGATTGCTTTACAGGAGGGTATTATTGATCCGGGTACCACCTATTATTGCCCTGGATATTACAAGGCGGGTAACAGGAAAATTCCTTGTAACAACGGTGAGGCGCACGGCCTGGTGAATTTAAGCAGTGCAGTTGCGCTTTCATGCAACGGCTATTTTTCAATGGTTTTCCAAAAGATCATGGACAGGAACGGGGCGAAGAAAACAGACGCTACATTTGCTAACTGGCGCAATAACGTTGGTAAATTTGGCTTAGGATCGAAACTTGGTTTGGATATGCCAGGTGAAAGCAGAGGTAATATCCCCACGCCACTACATTACGATAATGTTTACAAAAAAGGTGGATGGCGCTCCAGTACCATTATTTCCCTTGCCATTGGCCAGGGGGAGCTATTGGCAACACCCTTGCAACTGGCAAACCTTGAATGTACCATAGCAAACGAAGGCTATTATTATAAACCGCATTTGATTAAAGCGATAGGCGAACAAAATGTCATAAAAAAGGAATATACAGTTAGAAATTATGTTGGGATAGATTCGCAATATTTTCAACCGGTTATCAATGGAATGCAGGCGGTAGTTGACAAAGGAACAGCCATCAAGTCGAAAATACCAGGTATTGTTATGTGTGGTAAAACCGGAACGGCGCAAAATCCGCATGGCGAGTCACATTCTGTATTTGTTGCTTTCGCCCCGCGCGATCATCCTAAAATAGCCATCGCCGTAGTGGTAGAAAACTCGGGCGAAGGTGCGCATTGGGCCGCGCCGATTGCAAGTTTTATTGTCGAAAAATATTTAAAGGGAAGCATTAGCCAGCGGGAGTCAGGCATAACCGTAGATTATTATGCGAATGCTACCCGTTTACCTGATTCTGCCACCTACCTGCACAGCAATTCCTTTAACAGAAGAAAAGCGTTAAAAGCCGATAGCATTAAAAAAAGAATGCAGGACTCCGTAAGCAGGAAGCTTAAAGGAGCTAAAAGCGCGGCTGCAAAAAATAAAAAAGATTCTTTAACCCGGTTTTTGGCTGCACAACCTATACGTAAAGAAAATGAATAA
- the rodA gene encoding rod shape-determining protein RodA produces MNNQRSFFFNVDWVTVFIYLALCTIGWFNIHSAVFDERHPGILDFKTDYSKQLLYILISLVIGIVILLLESRFITALAPAFYGITLLLLLLVLVVGRSVGGNAAWISLGGGFKLQPSEFAKFTTCLLLARYLSATNVRITEWRSFLTAGAIIGVPMLLILMQPDMGSTLVFYSLIFVLYREGLSPYFLVISALFIILFLTSILYTPIYVVAVISLVALLIIALFRKNRRLVVAMITGLAICIAFVFSVKFIYNHVLQPHQKVRIDIVLGIKSDPRGQGYNVNQSKIAIGSGKFWGKGYLHGTQTKYSFVPAQSTDFIFCTVGEEWGFAGSVVVLGLYLFLVLRIIFLAERQRSPFSRIYGYGVASIIFFHVIINIATTIGLAPVIGIPLPMISYGGSSLLNFTMLIFVLVKLDSNRMGIV; encoded by the coding sequence ATGAATAACCAGCGCAGTTTCTTTTTTAATGTGGATTGGGTAACGGTATTTATTTACCTGGCCCTTTGTACTATCGGTTGGTTTAATATTCATTCCGCTGTTTTTGATGAGCGGCACCCAGGTATATTGGACTTTAAAACCGATTACAGTAAACAATTATTATACATTCTTATTTCCCTTGTCATTGGTATTGTTATCCTGTTGCTCGAAAGCAGGTTTATAACAGCCCTTGCCCCGGCTTTTTATGGCATAACGCTTTTGTTGCTATTGCTGGTACTGGTAGTAGGGCGCAGCGTTGGCGGCAATGCTGCCTGGATATCATTAGGCGGCGGCTTTAAACTGCAGCCATCCGAGTTTGCAAAGTTTACCACGTGCCTGTTACTTGCCAGGTACTTAAGTGCAACTAATGTAAGGATAACTGAGTGGCGCTCATTTTTAACCGCAGGCGCTATTATAGGCGTACCTATGCTTCTTATCCTGATGCAGCCGGATATGGGCTCAACGCTTGTTTTTTATTCGTTGATCTTTGTTTTGTATCGCGAGGGGCTTTCGCCATATTTCCTGGTTATCAGCGCACTGTTTATTATTCTTTTTCTTACCTCAATATTATATACCCCTATATATGTTGTTGCTGTAATTTCGTTAGTGGCGCTGCTGATTATTGCTTTATTCCGCAAAAACAGGCGGCTTGTTGTTGCTATGATTACGGGTCTGGCTATTTGCATAGCCTTTGTATTTTCCGTTAAATTTATCTACAATCACGTTTTGCAGCCCCATCAAAAGGTTCGTATTGATATTGTATTGGGCATTAAAAGCGATCCGAGGGGGCAAGGTTATAATGTAAACCAATCAAAAATTGCTATTGGTTCAGGTAAGTTTTGGGGGAAAGGATATTTACATGGCACACAAACCAAATACTCATTTGTACCTGCCCAAAGTACTGATTTTATTTTCTGTACGGTAGGCGAGGAGTGGGGCTTTGCAGGCTCGGTGGTGGTTTTGGGTCTGTATTTATTTTTAGTATTGAGGATTATTTTCTTAGCGGAAAGACAGCGATCGCCGTTTTCAAGAATTTATGGATATGGCGTGGCGTCGATCATCTTTTTTCACGTTATCATTAACATCGCCACAACGATAGGGCTCGCCCCGGTTATCGGTATACCTTTGCCGATGATCAGCTATGGCGGTTCTTCCCTGCTGAATTTCACCATGCTTATTTTTGTGCTGGTAAAGCTTGATTCAAACCGGATGGGGATTGTTTAG
- a CDS encoding four helix bundle protein, with protein MSSFEDLEVWKKARILRNKITELVKSFPAEEKYRLSDQIIRSSRSIGNNIAEGHGRFHYADAAKFLLNARGSAAETIDHLYIAMDNNIIEVKVFNSFKEDCEECMKMINGYINFLRKQADHKPNL; from the coding sequence ATGAGTTCTTTTGAAGATTTGGAAGTTTGGAAGAAGGCGAGAATTTTACGAAATAAGATAACAGAATTGGTGAAGTCATTCCCCGCTGAGGAGAAATATAGGTTGAGTGATCAAATCATTCGATCCTCCCGTTCAATAGGAAATAACATAGCTGAAGGACATGGGCGATTTCATTACGCCGACGCGGCGAAATTCCTGCTAAATGCACGCGGCTCAGCAGCAGAGACAATAGATCATCTTTATATTGCTATGGATAATAACATAATTGAAGTAAAAGTATTTAATTCTTTTAAAGAAGATTGTGAGGAGTGTATGAAAATGATAAACGGATATATCAACTTTTTAAGAAAACAGGCAGATCATAAACCTAATCTCTAA
- the mreD gene encoding rod shape-determining protein MreD, which yields MSKSIFINLLRFFVLVFIQVFLLKNMTLYNLSTPFLYILFILLLPFEIPNVLLFVLAFITGLTIDAFYDTPGLHASACVILALVRIFFISVTVQKDGFDNEPEPTLSNKGLRWFSTYVITLTLVHHFFLFLIESFSISGLPYIIGRFLLSSLFTVFLILITGLIFFRKKERK from the coding sequence ATGAGTAAAAGCATTTTTATTAACCTGTTAAGGTTTTTTGTTTTAGTTTTTATACAGGTTTTTCTATTGAAAAACATGACCCTGTATAATTTATCTACGCCGTTCCTTTATATTTTGTTTATCCTGCTGCTGCCGTTTGAAATACCCAATGTGCTTTTATTTGTATTGGCGTTTATTACCGGGCTCACCATCGATGCTTTTTATGATACGCCCGGTCTGCACGCATCAGCATGTGTGATACTTGCTTTAGTGCGTATCTTTTTTATCAGCGTTACCGTTCAGAAGGATGGTTTTGACAACGAACCGGAACCAACACTCAGCAATAAGGGCCTCAGGTGGTTTTCTACGTATGTTATAACGTTAACCCTGGTTCACCATTTTTTCCTGTTTCTTATCGAATCATTTAGCATTTCCGGATTGCCATATATTATAGGCCGCTTTTTACTCAGTTCGCTATTTACCGTATTTTTGATTTTAATTACAGGTTTAATATTTTTCAGAAAGAAAGAGCGGAAATGA
- the mreC gene encoding rod shape-determining protein MreC yields the protein MRNLWIFISKYNAFFLFLIFEVTSLVIYVKNNSFQRAEFINSANKVTGGLYARADEFYSYLSLKEVNDSLARENAHLRNTLKSSFYADTVTKHKVTDTVYKQQYDYIVARVINNSVNHNNNYLTINKGSKQGIAKGMGVICNKGIVGKVVFVSDHFSLVQSLLHKDSQFSAMLADNKEIGHVEWSDDMDPHKGILKDVSNNARPRVGEWVVTSGYSLFPEGVPIGKISSLRTKGGGYSLNMEITLSVDFSKLEYVNVVDNKFSKEQEALEARQKKDE from the coding sequence ATGCGTAACCTCTGGATATTTATCAGTAAGTACAACGCATTTTTTTTGTTCCTCATTTTCGAGGTCACCTCCCTTGTTATCTACGTAAAAAACAATTCCTTTCAGCGGGCAGAATTTATTAACTCAGCAAACAAAGTTACCGGGGGGCTCTATGCCAGGGCCGATGAGTTTTACAGCTATCTTTCCCTGAAAGAAGTTAATGACAGCCTTGCACGTGAAAATGCTCATTTGCGTAACACCCTGAAGTCTTCGTTTTATGCCGACACCGTTACAAAGCATAAGGTTACCGATACGGTTTATAAACAACAATATGATTACATCGTAGCCAGGGTGATCAATAATTCAGTTAACCACAACAATAATTACCTTACCATTAACAAGGGCAGCAAGCAAGGCATCGCAAAAGGAATGGGGGTTATCTGTAACAAAGGAATTGTTGGGAAGGTAGTATTTGTATCTGACCATTTTTCTCTTGTTCAATCGTTATTGCACAAGGATTCGCAGTTTAGCGCCATGCTGGCCGATAACAAAGAAATAGGCCATGTAGAGTGGAGTGATGATATGGACCCGCATAAAGGTATCCTTAAGGACGTATCAAACAATGCCCGGCCCAGGGTAGGAGAATGGGTGGTAACTTCGGGCTATTCACTTTTTCCGGAAGGCGTGCCCATTGGTAAAATAAGCAGCCTTCGTACAAAAGGCGGGGGGTATTCATTAAATATGGAAATAACCCTTTCAGTTGATTTCAGTAAACTGGAGTACGTTAATGTAGTGGATAATAAGTTTTCAAAAGAACAGGAAGCCCTGGAGGCCCGGCAAAAAAAGGATGAGTAA
- a CDS encoding thymidine kinase: MVFNEDVFKRKSELGGSIEVVCGSMFSGKTEELIRRLNRARIARLKVEIFSPKADTRYLENALVSHDANSIPSTPVENASSILLLASDVNVVGIDEAQFFDAELPDVCNVLANKGVRVIVAGLDMDFKGQPFGPMPQIMAMADSVSKLQAVCVRCGNPAMYSYRLVPDDTRILLGEKESYEPRCRICYLNSAS, translated from the coding sequence ATGGTTTTCAACGAAGATGTTTTTAAGCGGAAGAGTGAGCTTGGCGGGAGTATTGAAGTGGTGTGCGGTTCCATGTTCTCAGGCAAAACTGAAGAACTCATCAGGCGTTTGAACCGCGCCCGGATTGCCAGGCTCAAGGTGGAAATATTTAGTCCCAAGGCCGACACCCGTTACCTTGAGAATGCACTGGTGTCCCATGATGCTAATTCTATCCCCTCAACGCCGGTCGAAAACGCTTCCTCTATTTTGCTCCTTGCCAGCGACGTGAATGTTGTAGGTATTGATGAGGCGCAGTTTTTTGATGCAGAATTACCCGACGTTTGCAACGTTTTAGCCAATAAAGGGGTGCGGGTTATTGTAGCGGGCCTTGATATGGATTTTAAAGGCCAGCCCTTTGGACCTATGCCGCAAATTATGGCCATGGCCGATTCGGTAAGCAAACTACAGGCAGTTTGTGTACGATGCGGCAACCCGGCCATGTACTCCTACAGGCTGGTTCCGGACGACACCCGGATCCTGTTGGGCGAAAAAGAAAGCTATGAGCCCCGGTGCAGGATCTGCTATCTTAATTCTGCTTCCTGA